In Panicum virgatum strain AP13 chromosome 4N, P.virgatum_v5, whole genome shotgun sequence, a single window of DNA contains:
- the LOC120668797 gene encoding protein FAR1-RELATED SEQUENCE 5-like isoform X3, giving the protein MGWEIDGEQREAVQPPPPLGEAAAAAGLIDDLQSPVVGALTFDQENCDWSLLPAPTPPKSPSLTDETPSTPKNASIPYVGMPFENIHAAEKFYKEYAHDIGFAVRVGQQRKDNDIVLWKRFMCSRQGFRDKKDNAVNAPPSEGKKKRNFAETRCGCDAYIYVKLDADNRYTIQSMVDEHNHGLVSPDKRHLLRSNLSVSERAKNTLFNCHKASMGTSQAYRLLHVSEAYRL; this is encoded by the exons ATGGGTTGGGAGATCGACGGAGAGCAGAGAGAGGCCGttcagcctccgccgccgctgggagaggccgccgccgctgctgggcTCATCGACGACCTGCAATCTCCAG TTGTAGGAGCACTGACATTTGACCAAGAGAACTGTGATTGGTCGCTGCTGCCTGCTCCAACACCGCCAAAATCACCATCATTGACAGATGAAACTCCCAGTACACCAAAGAATGCATCAATA CCATATGTTGGAATGCCTTTTGAGAACATTCATGCTGCAGAGAAGTTCTACAAAGAATATGCACATGATATTGGTTTCGCAGTTCGTGTTGGGCAACAGAGAAAGGATAATGATATTGTTCTTTGGAAGCGGTTCATGTGCTCAAGGCAAGGATTTAGGGACAAGAAAGATAATGCAGTCAATGCTCCTCCATCTGAAGGTAAAAAGAAGCGTAACTTTGCTGAAACAAGATGTGGTTGTGATGCATACATCTATGTGAAGTTGGATGCTGATAATAGATACACTATACAGTCAATGGTTGATGAGCACAATCATGGTCTTGTCTCACCAGATAAGCGTCATTTGCTCAGATCAAATCTTTCAGTAAGTGAACGTGCAAAAAACACCCTTTTCAACTGTCACAAAGCAAGCATGGGTACCTCACAGGCATATAGGCTACTTCATGTTAGCGAGGCATATAGGCTATGA
- the LOC120668797 gene encoding protein FAR1-RELATED SEQUENCE 5-like isoform X1, with the protein MGWEIDGEQREAVQPPPPLGEAAAAAGLIDDLQSPVVGALTFDQENCDWSLLPAPTPPKSPSLTDETPSTPKNASIVSTPKNASIKPYVGMPFENIHAAEKFYKEYAHDIGFAVRVGQQRKDNDIVLWKRFMCSRQGFRDKKDNAVNAPPSEGKKKRNFAETRCGCDAYIYVKLDADNRYTIQSMVDEHNHGLVSPDKRHLLRSNLSVSERAKNTLFNCHKASMGTSQAYRLLHVSEAYRL; encoded by the exons ATGGGTTGGGAGATCGACGGAGAGCAGAGAGAGGCCGttcagcctccgccgccgctgggagaggccgccgccgctgctgggcTCATCGACGACCTGCAATCTCCAG TTGTAGGAGCACTGACATTTGACCAAGAGAACTGTGATTGGTCGCTGCTGCCTGCTCCAACACCGCCAAAATCACCATCATTGACAGATGAAACTCCCAGTACACCAAAGAATGCATCAATAGTGAGTACACCAAAGAATGCATCAATA AAGCCATATGTTGGAATGCCTTTTGAGAACATTCATGCTGCAGAGAAGTTCTACAAAGAATATGCACATGATATTGGTTTCGCAGTTCGTGTTGGGCAACAGAGAAAGGATAATGATATTGTTCTTTGGAAGCGGTTCATGTGCTCAAGGCAAGGATTTAGGGACAAGAAAGATAATGCAGTCAATGCTCCTCCATCTGAAGGTAAAAAGAAGCGTAACTTTGCTGAAACAAGATGTGGTTGTGATGCATACATCTATGTGAAGTTGGATGCTGATAATAGATACACTATACAGTCAATGGTTGATGAGCACAATCATGGTCTTGTCTCACCAGATAAGCGTCATTTGCTCAGATCAAATCTTTCAGTAAGTGAACGTGCAAAAAACACCCTTTTCAACTGTCACAAAGCAAGCATGGGTACCTCACAGGCATATAGGCTACTTCATGTTAGCGAGGCATATAGGCTATGA
- the LOC120668797 gene encoding protein FAR1-RELATED SEQUENCE 5-like isoform X2 produces MGWEIDGEQREAVQPPPPLGEAAAAAGLIDDLQSPVVGALTFDQENCDWSLLPAPTPPKSPSLTDETPSTPKNASIKPYVGMPFENIHAAEKFYKEYAHDIGFAVRVGQQRKDNDIVLWKRFMCSRQGFRDKKDNAVNAPPSEGKKKRNFAETRCGCDAYIYVKLDADNRYTIQSMVDEHNHGLVSPDKRHLLRSNLSVSERAKNTLFNCHKASMGTSQAYRLLHVSEAYRL; encoded by the exons ATGGGTTGGGAGATCGACGGAGAGCAGAGAGAGGCCGttcagcctccgccgccgctgggagaggccgccgccgctgctgggcTCATCGACGACCTGCAATCTCCAG TTGTAGGAGCACTGACATTTGACCAAGAGAACTGTGATTGGTCGCTGCTGCCTGCTCCAACACCGCCAAAATCACCATCATTGACAGATGAAACTCCCAGTACACCAAAGAATGCATCAATA AAGCCATATGTTGGAATGCCTTTTGAGAACATTCATGCTGCAGAGAAGTTCTACAAAGAATATGCACATGATATTGGTTTCGCAGTTCGTGTTGGGCAACAGAGAAAGGATAATGATATTGTTCTTTGGAAGCGGTTCATGTGCTCAAGGCAAGGATTTAGGGACAAGAAAGATAATGCAGTCAATGCTCCTCCATCTGAAGGTAAAAAGAAGCGTAACTTTGCTGAAACAAGATGTGGTTGTGATGCATACATCTATGTGAAGTTGGATGCTGATAATAGATACACTATACAGTCAATGGTTGATGAGCACAATCATGGTCTTGTCTCACCAGATAAGCGTCATTTGCTCAGATCAAATCTTTCAGTAAGTGAACGTGCAAAAAACACCCTTTTCAACTGTCACAAAGCAAGCATGGGTACCTCACAGGCATATAGGCTACTTCATGTTAGCGAGGCATATAGGCTATGA
- the LOC120670584 gene encoding salutaridine reductase-like yields MCPFLQQFAGMDEGQMSEWMRRNIRETYNSAEETLQTNYYGTKNVTEALLPLLQSSTDGRIVNVSSVIGQLRYFVSEELKQELNDAGKLSEERLDEVLGAFMEDFTAGAVEARGWPVGFSAYKVAKAAVNAYTRILARRHPELRVNCAHPGFVKTDMNRLAGLLTPEQGARNVVTVALLPAGGPTGFASGHEAPFV; encoded by the exons ATGTGCCCGTTCCTGCAACAGTTTGCTGGCATGGACGAAGGCCAGATGTCTGAATGGATGCGGCGAAACATCCGGGAGACCTACAATTCTGCAGAGGAGACCCTGCAGACGAACTACTACGGCACCAAGAATGTCACCGAAGCCTTACTGCCCCTGCTGCAATCCTCTACCGATGGCAGAATTGTTAACGTCTCCTCCGTGATCGGCCAGCTGAGG TATTTCGTCAGCGAAGAGCTCAAGCAGGAGCTGAACGACGCCGGCAAGCTCAGCGAGGAGAGGCTGGACGAGGTGCTGGGCGCGTTCATGGAGGACTTCACGGCCGGCGCGGTGGAGGCGCGCGGCTGGCCGGTGGGCTTCTCGGCGTAcaaggtggccaaggcggccgtGAACGCCTACACGAGGATCCTGGCGAGGAGGCACCCGGAGCTCCGCGTCAACTGCGCGCACCCGGGCTTCGTGAAGACCGACATGAACAGGCTCGCCGGCCTCCTCACGCCGGAGCAAGGCGCGAGGAACGTGGTGACGGTGGCGCTGCTGCCCGCCGGCGGACCGACCGGCTTCGCATCGGGCCACGAGGCGCCGTTCGTGTGA